In one window of Rhizobium sp. ACO-34A DNA:
- a CDS encoding acyl-CoA dehydrogenase, with product MIPFEAPVENILFSLQHVARAGRIPAWDDDLVQEVIRQFARLAEGVVAPADNAADREGCRLEDGRVHMPAGLVAAYASFAEQGWPGLSIPEEAGGQGMPAPVLGAVTEIFAGASHALQMIAGLVPGASRTLVDYGTPDQQERWLPRLASGEWLATMALTEPGAGSDLSGIRTRGEQGPEGWRVSGEKIFISGGDQDLTPRILHLVLARTQGAVGSTRGLSLFLVPSHDDAGRKLPVTVTRIEEKMGLHGSPTCQMLFDGAPAELLGNEGEGLKAMFTMMNHARLDVALQGVAHAARATRIATEYARGRRQGRIAGEIGPAMLASHPDVQRMLDEVEAIAIAGRALCHVALVELELREVPELVDFLTPVCKFACTEGGVVAANLAIQVLGGYGYLREYRVEQILRDARIAAIYEGANGIHALTLATRLLRHDGGSAANAFAQFVRSSGADDELSVWQEARGHMLAATDPTPAADAFMRLTVETAYATIWRRLAAVADHAPSPARLRALAARHAMFALSSLRHRAEIVAITLRVNTPSPKTDHPREPACL from the coding sequence ATGATCCCCTTCGAAGCTCCGGTCGAGAATATCCTCTTTTCACTGCAACATGTCGCGCGCGCCGGCAGAATTCCCGCCTGGGACGACGACCTTGTGCAGGAAGTCATCCGGCAGTTCGCACGATTGGCGGAGGGCGTCGTTGCGCCCGCCGATAACGCCGCGGACCGTGAGGGCTGCCGGCTCGAGGATGGCCGGGTGCATATGCCCGCGGGATTGGTCGCTGCCTATGCAAGCTTCGCCGAGCAGGGCTGGCCGGGTCTTTCGATACCGGAGGAGGCCGGCGGCCAGGGAATGCCGGCGCCGGTACTCGGGGCCGTGACGGAAATTTTCGCCGGTGCCAGCCATGCGCTGCAGATGATTGCCGGCCTCGTTCCCGGTGCCTCGCGAACGCTCGTCGATTATGGCACACCCGATCAGCAGGAACGGTGGTTGCCGCGTCTCGCCTCGGGCGAATGGCTGGCCACCATGGCGCTCACAGAACCCGGCGCCGGTTCCGATCTCTCCGGCATTAGGACCCGCGGAGAACAAGGGCCTGAAGGCTGGCGCGTCTCCGGCGAGAAGATCTTCATTTCCGGCGGCGACCAGGATCTGACGCCGCGGATCCTGCATCTCGTGCTCGCACGCACGCAAGGCGCGGTCGGCAGCACCCGCGGGCTCAGCCTGTTTCTCGTTCCCTCCCATGACGATGCCGGCAGGAAGCTGCCGGTAACGGTGACACGGATCGAGGAGAAGATGGGGCTTCATGGTTCGCCGACCTGCCAGATGCTGTTCGATGGCGCACCGGCCGAGCTTCTTGGCAACGAGGGCGAAGGGTTGAAGGCCATGTTCACGATGATGAACCATGCCCGCCTCGACGTCGCCCTGCAGGGCGTTGCCCATGCCGCCCGCGCGACGCGGATTGCAACCGAATATGCTCGAGGCCGGCGGCAGGGGAGAATCGCAGGCGAGATAGGGCCGGCAATGCTCGCGAGCCATCCGGATGTGCAGCGGATGCTCGATGAGGTCGAGGCCATCGCCATTGCCGGACGCGCGCTTTGCCATGTCGCTCTGGTCGAACTGGAGTTGCGGGAGGTGCCCGAACTCGTCGATTTTCTCACGCCCGTCTGCAAGTTCGCCTGCACCGAGGGTGGCGTGGTCGCGGCCAATCTCGCGATCCAGGTTCTGGGCGGGTATGGCTATCTGCGGGAATACCGGGTCGAGCAGATCCTGCGTGATGCCCGCATCGCCGCGATCTACGAGGGTGCGAACGGTATCCATGCGCTTACGCTGGCGACGCGGTTGCTGCGTCACGACGGAGGGAGCGCCGCAAACGCCTTTGCGCAGTTTGTCCGTTCTTCCGGCGCGGATGATGAGCTTTCCGTATGGCAGGAAGCGCGCGGGCACATGCTCGCCGCCACGGATCCCACGCCGGCGGCCGATGCCTTCATGCGGCTGACGGTGGAGACGGCATACGCGACCATCTGGCGCCGCCTTGCTGCCGTCGCCGATCATGCCCCGTCCCCTGCCCGCCTCCGCGCTCTTGCGGCACGTCATGCGATGTTCGCTCTGTCATCTCTGCGGCACAGGGCCGAAATCGTCGCAATAACCTTGAGGGTGAACACGCCGTCCCCGAAAACCGACCATCCGCGAGAGCCTGCCTGTCTGTAG
- a CDS encoding 4-hydroxyphenyl-beta-ketoacyl-CoA hydrolase translates to MLDLSTLRAIDFHTHAEEPCGCHADDGYDDLQAAMARYFRAPWQHPPTIDETAAHYREQNIAAVIFPVDAERETGYRRYANEEVAEAASRHTDILIPFASIDPARGRMGAREARRLVADFGIRGFKFHPTMQGFYPNDRMCWPLYEAIAEAGVPALFHTGQTGVGSGMKGGNGMRLKYSNPMHLDDVAVDFPDMPIVMAHPSFPWQEEALAVAVHKPNVWIDLSGWRPRYFPPILIQYANTLLKDRVLFGSDWPMITPEGWLEEFAGLPIRDAVRPKILKENAMRLLGLSSAKERKEIP, encoded by the coding sequence ATGCTTGATCTCTCGACGCTTCGGGCCATCGATTTTCACACCCATGCCGAGGAGCCCTGCGGCTGCCACGCCGATGACGGCTATGACGATTTGCAGGCTGCCATGGCGCGTTATTTCCGCGCGCCATGGCAGCATCCGCCAACCATCGACGAAACGGCGGCGCATTACCGGGAGCAGAACATCGCTGCCGTCATCTTTCCCGTCGATGCCGAACGCGAGACCGGCTATCGGCGCTATGCCAACGAGGAGGTCGCGGAAGCGGCCTCCCGTCATACAGATATCCTGATCCCCTTCGCTTCGATCGATCCGGCGCGTGGACGCATGGGCGCGCGGGAGGCACGGCGTCTCGTCGCCGATTTCGGCATCCGGGGTTTCAAGTTTCACCCGACCATGCAGGGCTTCTATCCCAACGACCGGATGTGCTGGCCGCTCTATGAAGCGATTGCGGAAGCAGGTGTTCCGGCGCTTTTCCACACCGGCCAGACCGGCGTCGGATCGGGCATGAAGGGCGGCAACGGAATGCGCCTGAAATATTCCAATCCGATGCATCTCGACGATGTCGCCGTCGATTTTCCCGACATGCCGATCGTCATGGCCCATCCATCCTTTCCCTGGCAGGAAGAAGCGCTCGCCGTCGCCGTGCACAAGCCCAATGTCTGGATCGATCTGTCGGGCTGGCGGCCCCGTTATTTCCCGCCGATCCTCATCCAGTACGCCAACACGCTGTTGAAGGACCGGGTCCTGTTCGGTTCCGACTGGCCGATGATCACGCCGGAAGGCTGGCTCGAGGAGTTTGCCGGCCTGCCGATCCGGGACGCGGTCCGCCCGAAGATCCTCAAGGAAAATGCCATGCGGCTGCTCGGCCTGTCGTCCGCCAAAGAAAGAAAAGAAATTCCATGA
- a CDS encoding 3-(3-hydroxy-phenyl)propionate transporter MhpT translates to MQTNIDHRSGGRRALSLAFLAAVIEGFDLQAAGVAVPKLAPAFGLTPQQIGFFFSAATIGLIFGALAGGRIADGWGRRTGLVLSLVTFGIFSIATAFVSTFEQLVVMRFLTGVGLGGALPNLVNIAAESTDPTRRGRAVSIMYAGVPLGGAVASGVAMLGLHGDDWHSIFVVGGIMPLLLAPFIHTLLPPLRVVKSEVKTVSGAVSRIFAPQTLLTTTALWVSFFLGLLVVYLLLNWMPQLLVARGLARNEASLVQILFNLGGVVGSLIGGRMLDQKNPVMPVALGFAAAAGALLMLGLLPANLGLTLVAGALVGGAILCVQAILYGVAPQCYPFEIRGTGVGVAVAVGRLGSIAGPLLAGFLVAGGSTPSDVMFALVPITLLAGLTTILLLVRRGRSLQMA, encoded by the coding sequence ATGCAAACCAATATCGACCACCGCTCCGGCGGGCGGCGAGCGCTTTCGCTTGCCTTTCTGGCGGCCGTCATCGAAGGTTTCGACCTTCAGGCAGCCGGTGTCGCCGTGCCCAAGCTCGCGCCGGCCTTCGGGCTGACCCCGCAGCAGATCGGGTTCTTCTTCTCGGCCGCAACGATCGGCCTGATCTTCGGCGCGCTTGCCGGCGGCCGTATCGCCGACGGATGGGGAAGGCGCACCGGGCTTGTGCTGTCGCTCGTGACCTTTGGCATTTTTTCGATCGCGACGGCTTTCGTCTCCACCTTCGAGCAGCTCGTCGTCATGCGCTTCCTGACCGGTGTGGGTCTTGGCGGCGCCTTGCCGAACCTCGTCAACATCGCGGCGGAATCCACCGATCCGACGCGTCGCGGCCGGGCCGTATCGATCATGTATGCTGGCGTGCCGCTCGGCGGCGCTGTCGCAAGCGGGGTGGCCATGCTCGGCCTGCATGGCGACGACTGGCATTCGATCTTCGTCGTGGGCGGTATCATGCCCCTGCTTCTGGCGCCGTTCATCCACACCCTGCTTCCGCCGCTGCGGGTGGTGAAGAGCGAAGTGAAAACCGTCTCGGGCGCCGTTTCCCGCATTTTCGCGCCGCAGACACTGCTGACAACGACGGCGCTCTGGGTGTCCTTCTTCCTCGGGCTGCTGGTGGTCTACCTGCTCTTGAACTGGATGCCGCAGCTTCTCGTTGCCCGCGGTCTCGCCCGCAATGAAGCCTCGCTTGTCCAGATCCTGTTCAATCTCGGCGGCGTGGTCGGCAGTCTCATCGGCGGCCGCATGCTCGACCAGAAGAACCCGGTCATGCCGGTTGCCCTCGGCTTTGCCGCGGCGGCGGGCGCGCTTCTCATGCTCGGCCTGCTGCCGGCCAATCTCGGCCTGACACTTGTGGCCGGCGCGCTGGTGGGCGGAGCCATCCTCTGCGTACAAGCCATTCTCTATGGCGTGGCGCCGCAATGCTACCCGTTCGAGATCCGCGGCACCGGCGTCGGCGTCGCGGTTGCGGTCGGACGACTGGGCTCGATTGCCGGTCCGCTGCTGGCGGGCTTCCTCGTGGCCGGCGGCAGCACGCCATCCGACGTGATGTTTGCGCTGGTGCCGATCACCCTGCTGGCCGGCCTGACCACGATCCTGCTGCTGGTGCGCCGCGGGCGCAGCCTGCAGATGGCCTGA